The Methylomicrobium agile genome has a segment encoding these proteins:
- a CDS encoding FeoA family protein, translated as MLIDLKKLAVGDLAKIVGFDKAGKAYRKRLLAMGLTPGTEFSVTRFAPMGDPVEIRLRGFSLTLRKDEAAVLQIEKL; from the coding sequence ATGTTGATTGACTTAAAAAAACTGGCCGTCGGCGATCTGGCGAAAATCGTCGGCTTCGACAAAGCGGGCAAAGCCTACCGCAAGCGCCTCTTGGCGATGGGACTGACGCCCGGCACCGAATTCAGCGTGACCCGCTTCGCGCCGATGGGCGATCCCGTCGAGATCCGCCTGCGCGGTTTTTCTCTCACCTTGCGTAAAGACGAAGCCGCGGTGCTGCAAATCGAGAAGCTCTGA
- a CDS encoding exosortase system-associated protein, TIGR04073 family, which translates to MLRFNRMLLATALMVSVYAPPSQAEGYVSDVSAKFTRGFANLFTGIGEVPKNIAYVSDKTNPIAGGPGGLVLGTLHTLGRTATGIFDVITSPLPTDSLVQSEYVWEDFDQPTTYFNFDQ; encoded by the coding sequence ATGTTGAGATTTAATCGTATGTTGTTGGCTACCGCTTTGATGGTCAGTGTGTATGCTCCGCCCAGCCAGGCGGAAGGCTATGTTTCCGATGTGTCCGCGAAATTTACGCGAGGGTTTGCAAACCTATTTACCGGCATTGGCGAAGTGCCGAAAAATATCGCTTATGTTAGCGATAAAACCAATCCGATTGCCGGCGGACCGGGCGGCTTGGTTCTGGGCACGCTCCATACGCTCGGCAGAACCGCGACAGGGATATTCGACGTGATCACCAGTCCGCTTCCGACCGACAGCCTAGTGCAATCGGAGTATGTTTGGGAGGACTTCGACCAGCCCACGACCTATTTCAATTTCGATCAATAA
- a CDS encoding class 1 fructose-bisphosphatase, which translates to MANKVTMTQFLIEQQREYPGTSGTFTMLLNDIVTACKQISHKVNRGNLIGVLGSAESENVQGEVQKKLDIITHEIMVEALDWTGHLAGMLSEEVDEPIKIPPQYPKGKYVVLFDPLDGSSNIDINLTVGTIFSILRCREGVDAEPEDFLRKGAEQVCAGFVLYGPSTMMVLTTGHGVNGFTLDQDIGEFILTHRNMTIPEDTREFAINMSNQRFWEEPVRRYIDECVQGTDGPRGKNFNMRWIASLVAEVYRILTRGGVFLYPYDSRDPKKPYKLRLLYEANPVAFIVEQAGGACSTGRERMLDVKPQSLHQRVPVILGSKDEVERIVKYHLEG; encoded by the coding sequence ATGGCCAACAAAGTCACGATGACCCAATTCCTGATCGAACAGCAGCGCGAGTATCCCGGTACCTCGGGAACGTTCACGATGTTGCTGAACGACATCGTTACCGCCTGTAAACAGATTTCGCACAAGGTCAATCGCGGCAACCTGATCGGTGTGCTCGGCAGTGCCGAATCCGAAAACGTGCAGGGCGAGGTGCAGAAGAAACTCGATATCATTACCCACGAGATCATGGTCGAGGCGCTGGATTGGACGGGGCATCTGGCCGGCATGCTGTCCGAAGAAGTCGACGAGCCGATCAAGATTCCCCCGCAATATCCGAAAGGCAAATATGTGGTCTTGTTCGACCCGTTGGACGGCTCGTCGAATATCGACATCAACCTGACCGTCGGCACGATCTTTTCGATTCTGCGCTGCCGCGAAGGCGTGGATGCCGAGCCCGAGGATTTCCTTCGCAAAGGCGCGGAACAGGTCTGCGCCGGCTTCGTCCTGTACGGGCCTTCGACGATGATGGTGCTGACCACGGGCCACGGCGTGAACGGTTTTACGCTGGATCAGGACATTGGCGAATTCATCCTGACCCACCGCAACATGACGATTCCGGAAGATACTCGCGAATTTGCGATCAATATGTCCAATCAGCGTTTTTGGGAAGAACCGGTTCGCCGCTATATCGACGAATGCGTGCAAGGCACGGACGGTCCGCGCGGCAAGAATTTTAATATGCGCTGGATCGCTTCGCTGGTTGCCGAGGTGTACCGGATTCTGACCCGCGGCGGCGTTTTTCTGTATCCCTACGACAGCCGCGATCCGAAAAAACCGTATAAGCTTCGCTTGCTGTACGAAGCCAACCCGGTCGCTTTCATCGTCGAACAAGCCGGCGGCGCCTGCTCGACCGGTCGCGAACGGATGCTCGACGTGAAGCCGCAGAGCCTGCATCAGCGCGTGCCGGTGATCCTGGGCTCCAAAGACGAAGTCGAGCGGATCGTGAAATACCATTTGGAAGGCTGA
- a CDS encoding FeoC-like transcriptional regulator, whose protein sequence is MILSDLRNYLKAQRRVALIDLANHFNVDPDALRGMLGKWISKGNLRKLPSGTTCGGSCCKCDPASIELYEWVDTP, encoded by the coding sequence TTGATTCTGTCTGACCTGCGCAATTACCTCAAGGCCCAGCGCCGCGTCGCGCTGATCGACTTGGCCAACCATTTCAATGTCGATCCCGACGCCCTGCGCGGCATGCTCGGCAAATGGATCAGCAAGGGCAACCTCCGCAAACTGCCCTCCGGCACCACCTGCGGCGGCAGCTGCTGTAAGTGCGATCCGGCGTCGATCGAGCTTTATGAATGGGTTGATACGCCATAG
- a CDS encoding DUF3175 domain-containing protein yields the protein MTRNQQTNDSRGAAPYKWSAKVTRESNALSLEQGVFTWKDPQRIAESLRDSAEASTRRKAEPFRSAMSMLVFYVNRAGKNLDPEQKQILEQAKRALRELYGKK from the coding sequence ATGACTCGAAACCAGCAAACAAACGATTCACGCGGGGCCGCTCCATACAAATGGTCGGCCAAAGTCACGCGCGAAAGCAATGCCCTTAGCCTGGAACAGGGGGTCTTTACCTGGAAAGATCCGCAGCGGATTGCCGAATCGCTGAGGGATTCGGCCGAAGCAAGCACGCGCCGCAAGGCCGAGCCGTTCCGCTCGGCAATGTCGATGCTGGTATTTTATGTCAACCGCGCCGGCAAGAATCTGGATCCCGAACAGAAGCAAATCCTTGAACAAGCCAAACGGGCGCTGCGCGAATTGTATGGAAAAAAATGA
- the feoB gene encoding Fe(2+) transporter permease subunit FeoB, translating into MAADFTVGVVGNPNCGKTTLFNALTGAKQHVGNWPGVTVEKKTGEYSFEGKTIELVDLPGTYSLEASDDQVSLDEKVARDFVAAREADLIVNIVDASSIERQLYLTSQLIEMRTPMILVLNMMDAVKQRGIKVDIPYLAEQLGCPVVPIVASTKQGIGALKKAINQAALAKPTPHLNIDYAPALEQAIAELAPQLADAAARQHCDLRWLSMRLLEDDTLARKIAGPSIVETVKTLQRRIEWETDDEIDILAADARYGFVNDLTQAAVCKQHEVSRHTSEKIDTIVLNRFLGIPIFLLVMYAMFMFTINIGSAFVDFFDQAAAALLVDGLGRVLSDWGLPEWLTVLVTQGIGGGMQVVATFIPIVGFLFLFLSALEDSGYMARAAFVMDRFMRMIGLPGKSFVPMIVGFGCNVPAIMATRTLENPRDRILTNLMNPFMSCGARLPVYALFAAAFFPVNGQNLVFGLYLFGIGVAVLTGLIMRHTLFKGESSPFIMELPVYHLPTLHGVLIRTWDRLKSFLFNAGKVIVPMVLVLNFLNALGTDGSFGRENSDKSVLSEIGRGLTPAFSPMGIRNDNWPATVGIFTGVLAKEAVVGTLNALYSQMNAGSAAAEAEAFDLKDALVAALQTIPENLAGVAKNVLDPLGLNIETANSELEVKTAAYAAMRQSFDGQTGAFAYLLFILLYAPCVAATAAIYRETNRGWTVFVVLWTTGLAYMTATVFYQAMTFGHHPANSLAWILGLMAVFAGVIGGLWRYGRQPGPSLDKGAAFDSV; encoded by the coding sequence ATGGCCGCCGATTTCACGGTCGGCGTGGTCGGCAATCCCAATTGCGGCAAGACCACCCTCTTCAATGCGCTGACCGGCGCGAAACAGCACGTCGGCAACTGGCCCGGCGTCACGGTCGAAAAAAAGACCGGCGAGTATTCTTTTGAAGGCAAAACGATCGAGCTGGTCGATCTGCCCGGCACTTATTCCCTCGAAGCCTCCGACGACCAGGTTTCCCTCGACGAAAAGGTTGCGCGCGATTTCGTTGCGGCCCGCGAAGCCGACCTGATCGTAAACATCGTCGATGCCTCCAGCATCGAGCGCCAGCTGTATCTGACTTCGCAGCTGATCGAAATGCGCACGCCGATGATCCTGGTGTTGAACATGATGGATGCGGTCAAGCAGCGGGGCATCAAGGTCGACATTCCTTACCTTGCAGAACAACTTGGCTGTCCGGTCGTGCCGATCGTGGCCTCGACCAAACAAGGCATCGGCGCGCTCAAGAAAGCGATCAATCAGGCCGCTCTCGCCAAGCCGACCCCCCATTTGAATATCGATTACGCGCCCGCGCTGGAACAGGCTATCGCCGAACTCGCGCCGCAGCTTGCCGATGCCGCGGCGCGGCAGCATTGCGATTTGCGCTGGCTGAGCATGCGCCTGCTCGAAGACGACACGCTGGCGCGGAAAATCGCCGGGCCTTCGATTGTTGAAACGGTCAAAACCTTGCAGCGCCGCATCGAATGGGAAACCGACGACGAAATCGACATCCTGGCCGCCGACGCGCGCTACGGCTTCGTGAACGACCTCACGCAGGCCGCGGTCTGCAAACAGCACGAAGTCAGCCGCCATACCTCCGAAAAAATCGACACCATCGTGTTGAACCGCTTCCTGGGGATTCCGATCTTTCTGCTGGTGATGTACGCGATGTTCATGTTCACGATCAACATCGGCAGCGCGTTCGTCGACTTTTTCGATCAGGCCGCCGCGGCGCTGCTCGTCGACGGCCTGGGACGGGTCTTGTCCGATTGGGGCCTGCCCGAATGGCTGACCGTGCTGGTTACCCAAGGCATCGGCGGCGGCATGCAGGTCGTCGCGACCTTCATCCCGATCGTCGGCTTCCTGTTCCTGTTTTTGTCCGCGCTGGAAGATTCGGGCTACATGGCGCGCGCCGCGTTCGTGATGGACCGTTTCATGCGCATGATCGGCCTGCCCGGCAAATCGTTCGTGCCGATGATCGTCGGCTTCGGCTGCAACGTACCGGCGATCATGGCGACACGGACGCTCGAAAACCCGCGCGACCGGATTCTGACCAACCTGATGAACCCGTTCATGTCCTGCGGTGCTAGATTGCCGGTCTATGCGCTGTTCGCAGCCGCGTTTTTCCCGGTCAACGGCCAGAACCTGGTCTTCGGCCTGTACCTGTTCGGCATCGGCGTCGCCGTACTGACCGGCCTGATCATGCGTCATACCCTCTTCAAGGGCGAATCCTCGCCGTTCATCATGGAACTGCCGGTCTACCACCTCCCTACCCTGCACGGCGTTTTGATCCGCACCTGGGACCGGCTCAAGTCGTTCCTGTTCAACGCGGGCAAGGTCATCGTGCCGATGGTGCTGGTGCTGAACTTTTTGAACGCACTGGGCACCGACGGCAGCTTCGGCCGCGAAAACAGCGACAAGTCGGTCCTGAGCGAAATCGGCCGCGGCCTGACGCCCGCCTTTTCGCCGATGGGCATCAGGAACGACAACTGGCCGGCGACAGTCGGCATCTTTACCGGCGTACTGGCCAAAGAAGCGGTCGTCGGCACTCTGAATGCCTTGTACAGCCAGATGAATGCAGGCTCTGCAGCGGCCGAAGCCGAGGCATTCGACCTGAAAGACGCCCTGGTTGCCGCGCTGCAAACCATTCCCGAAAACCTGGCCGGCGTCGCCAAAAACGTGCTCGACCCCCTGGGCCTGAACATCGAAACCGCAAACAGCGAATTGGAAGTCAAAACCGCCGCCTATGCGGCGATGCGGCAAAGCTTCGACGGCCAAACCGGCGCCTTCGCCTACCTGCTGTTCATCCTGCTCTACGCGCCCTGCGTCGCCGCCACCGCCGCGATCTACCGCGAAACGAACCGGGGCTGGACTGTTTTTGTTGTGCTCTGGACCACCGGCCTCGCCTACATGACCGCGACGGTTTTTTATCAGGCGATGACCTTCGGCCATCATCCGGCCAACTCGCTGGCCTGGATCCTGGGCCTGATGGCCGTCTTCGCCGGCGTGATTGGGGGATTATGGCGATACGGCAGACAGCCCGGCCCATCCCTCGACAAAGGAGCCGCCTTTGATTCTGTCTGA
- a CDS encoding ATP-binding protein, producing the protein MKPNDWHTTYAAIWRQNKEYLRPVARLDTIRLKDLVGIDEQKRQLLDNTERFLAGMPANNALLWGARGTGKSSLIKALLNEFREQGLRIIEVDKQDLVYLPEIVDEIRELPQRFIVYCDDLSFEARDRRYKSLKSVLEGSIELPPENVLVYATSNRRHLLPERMSDNLDTRLVDGEVHYSDAVEEQISLSDRFGLWLAFYPHSAQTYLNIVDSYFPAYSGDRDRLHREALEFAHRRAAKSGRTAKQFFNLFSERHRQENQ; encoded by the coding sequence GTGAAGCCCAACGATTGGCATACGACCTATGCGGCCATTTGGCGGCAGAATAAAGAATATTTACGGCCTGTCGCCCGTCTGGATACGATCCGGCTAAAGGATCTGGTCGGCATCGACGAACAGAAACGGCAATTGCTCGACAATACCGAACGTTTCCTGGCCGGCATGCCGGCCAACAATGCCTTGCTCTGGGGGGCAAGGGGTACCGGCAAGTCATCGCTGATCAAGGCGCTTTTGAACGAATTCCGGGAGCAGGGGCTCAGGATCATTGAAGTGGATAAACAGGATCTGGTTTACTTGCCCGAGATTGTCGACGAAATCCGCGAACTGCCGCAGCGCTTCATCGTTTACTGCGACGATCTCTCGTTTGAAGCGCGCGACCGCCGTTACAAGTCGCTGAAAAGCGTGCTCGAAGGCTCGATCGAGTTGCCGCCCGAGAACGTACTGGTGTATGCGACGTCGAATCGCCGGCATTTGCTTCCGGAACGGATGAGCGATAACCTCGACACTCGTCTGGTGGATGGCGAGGTGCATTATTCCGATGCGGTCGAAGAACAGATTTCGCTGTCGGACCGTTTCGGTTTATGGCTGGCGTTCTATCCGCATTCGGCCCAGACTTACCTGAACATCGTCGACAGTTATTTTCCCGCCTATAGCGGCGATCGGGATCGATTGCACCGGGAGGCGCTGGAGTTTGCGCATAGGCGGGCTGCAAAAAGCGGCAGGACGGCGAAACAATTTTTCAACCTGTTTTCCGAGCGGCATCGGCAAGAAAATCAGTAA